The window CTGCGGGCCTGCGCGTTGCGCCTCGCCGCGGACCCGGCGGCCTACACGGTGTTCCCGGAGTACGACATGGCCCGCCAGTACCGCACCCTGCGCCTGGTGGCCGAGCACACGGACGTGCCCGTGCCCAGGACGCTCTGGCTCGAGGACGATCCGGGCCCGCTCGGAGCACCGTTCTTCGTCATGGCGCGGGCCGAGGGACGCGTGCCGCCGGACGTCATGCCGTACACGTACGAGGGCAGTTGGCTGTACACGGCGACCGACGCCGAGCGCGAGCGGCTGGAGGCCGCGACCATCGGGCTGCTGGCCCGCCTGCACGACCAAGTGCCCGTCGGCGAGGCCCGGTTCCTCACCCTGCCCGGCGAGGGCGACGCACTGCGCCGGCACGTGACCGCCCAACGCGCCTACTACGCGTGGGTGATCGACGGCCTGGCCCGCTCACCCCTCATCGAGGCCGCCTTCGACCGGCTGGAGCAGCTGTGGCCCCGCGACCCCGGTGACCCCGTGCTGAACTGGGGCGACGCGCGCATCGGCAACATCGTCTACGACGGTTTCGACCCCGTCGCCGTACTGGACTGGGAGATGGCGGCGCTCGCCCCGCGCGAGGTGGACCTCGGCTGGACGATCTACCTGCACCGCTTCTTCCACGATCTGACGACCGGCTCCGGGCAACGGGGGCTGCCCGGCCTCCTGCGCCGCGACCGCGTCGAGGCCCGCTACGCCCGGCTGACCGGCCACACCCCCCGGGACATGGACTTCTACACCCTCTACGCCGCACTGCGGCACGCGATCGTCATGCTGCGCATCGCCTACCGGCAGGCGTACTTCGGGGAGGTCGACGTCCCGGCGGACCCGGACGCACTGATCCTGCACCACGACAGTCTGCGCGCCATGGTGCAGGGCAGTTACCGGTACTGAGCCGGGCCTCCGGCAGGAGCCTCAGGCAGCCTGGCGGCGCATCTCCGCCACCCGCATCGGGCGCGAGCCGGGACCGCCGACGTGCGAGAAGGGCTGCGTCCGCCAGTCCAGGCCCTGGGGGAGCGTCAGCAGCAGGGCGGTGTCCTGCTCCTGCGGCGTGAAGTCCTCGTCCGCGGGGCGTGCCTCGGCCGCCGCACGGCCCGTGCCCGCGCAGACCGTGAGCCCGAACGGGTTCCACGGCGAGGCGCACAGCGCGTGCTCCGGCAGGGCCTCCTCGTCCGCCAGCAGCGCGATCGGCTGCGCGCAGTCCGGGCAGATCACCCGGTACATCTCGAAGGTGTCGTACGTGTCGAGTTCCTCGTCGAGGGCGTCGGGTTCGACGCCCTCCGGCTCGGGCTCGACGACCGGCTGCTGCCGCTTGGGCGTGGAGCGACCAGGGCGGTTGACACTCTGCATGGGATTCTCCCCCTAAGGCTGGGCCGTGAAGGCACTGCGGCCTCGACCACACCAAGCACTTCCCGTCAGCCCTCGGCGGTAATCACGAGAACATCACAGAGCCGGTTCCAGCCATGTGGTGTTCGTCACATGCCGTGCGCGGGTGCCCGGAGGGGGGACCGGCGCGGTGCTTTTTGTATCGAACCGGCCATGACCTGCGCTCTCGGCTATCCGAGGAGATCAAGCGCACGGTAGGTTTTGGCGCCATGGAGGAGCTGGACCGTCAGATCGTGCAGCTGCTCGTCAAGGACGGGCGGATGAGCTACACAGACCTGGGCAAGGCCACGGGCCTGTCCACGTCGGCCGTGCACCAGCGCGTGCGCCGGCTCGAACAGCGTGGAGTCATCCGCGGCTATGCCGCGGTGGTCGACCCGGAGGCCGTGGGGCTGCCGCTCACCGCGTTCATCTCGGTGAAACCCTTCGACCCCAGCGCCCCCGACGACATCGCGGAACGCCTGGCCGGCGTCCCCGAGATCGAGGCCTGCCACAGCGTCGCCGGCGACGAGAACTACATCCTCAAGGTGCGCGTGGCCACCCCGCACGAGCTGGAGGAGATGCTGGCCCGGCTGCGCTCCCTGGCCGGGGTCTCCACCCGAACGACGGTGGTCCTGTCGACGCCGTACGAGGCCAGGCCGCCGAAGATCTGAACCCGGGACGCCGCGTAACCCGGCGTCCCGCCCCTCCCGGCGCGCCGCCCCGGTGCCCGCGGCGCCCCGCGCACGCGAGAGACTGTCGGACATGAGTGAGCAGTCCGCCGAGCCCAAGACCGTCCTGCTGCGCCGCGGGGAGGTGCACAGCCCCGCCGACCCCTTCGCGACCGCGATGGTGGTGGAGCGCGGCCAGGTCTCCTGGGTCGGTTCCGAGGGCGCCGCCGACGCCTTCGCCGACGGGGTGGACGAGGTGGTCGACCTCGACGGCGCCCTGGTGACGCCGGCCTTCACCGACGCCCATGTGCACACCACCGCCACGGGCCTGGCGCTGACCGGCCTCGACCTGTCCACGGCCCCGTCCCTGGACGCGGCCCTCGCCCTGGTCCGGGAGTTCGCCGCCGCCCGCCCCGGCGACCGGGTGCTGCTGGGCCACGGCTGGGACGCCGCCCGCTGGCCCGGCGGCCGGCCGCCGACGCGTGCGGAGCTCGACGAGGCCACCGGTGGCCGCCCGCTGTACCTCTCCCGCATCGACGTGCACTCGGCGGTCGTCACCACCGCCCTGCTGGCCTTGGTGTCCGGCGACGTCCCGCGCGAGGACGCCCCGCTCACCGCGGACGCCCACCACACCGTGCGCGAGGCCGCCCTCGCCGCCATCACCCCCGCCCAGCGCGCCGAGGCCCAGCGCACCGCCCTGGCCCACGCGGCCTCCCTCGGCATCGGCTCGGTGCACGAGTGCGGCGGCCCGCAGATCTCCTCCGCGGACGACTTCACCGCCCTGCTGCGGCTCGCCGGCGAGATCCCCGGGCCCCGCGTCGTCGGCTACTGGGCCGAGCAGGGCGACGAGGGCGTGACCCGGGCGCGCGAGCTCGGAGCCACGGGTGCGGCCGGGGACCTCTTCGCCGACGGCGCCCTCGGCTCGCACACCGCCTGCCTGCACGAGCCGTACGCCGACGCCGGCCACAGCGGCACCGCCTACCTGGACGCCGACGCCGTCGCCGCCCATGTCGTCGCCTGCACCGAGGCGGGTCTCCAGGCCGGCTTCCACGCCATCGGCGACGCCGCCGTCACCGCAGTCGTCGAGGGCCTGCGCGCCGCCGCCGACAAGGTCGGCCTCGCCCGCGTCCGGGCCGCCCGCCACCGCGTCGAGCACGCCGAGATGCTCACGCCAGGGACCGTCGCCGCCTTCGCCGAGCTGGGTCTGATCGCCTCCGTCCAGCCCGCCTTCGACGCCCTGTGGGGCGGCGAGGACGGCATGTACGCCCGGCGCCTCGGCGCCGAGCGGGCCCGCACCCTCAACCCCTACGCGGCCCTGCTGCGGGCCGGTGTGCCCCTCGCCTTCGGCTCCGACAGCCCTGTCACCCCGCTCGACCCGTGGGGCACGGTCCGTGCCGCGGCCTTCCACCACACGCCCGAGCACCGCATCTCCGTCCGCGCCGCCTTCACCGCGCACACGCGCGGCGGCTGGCGGGCCGTGGGACGGGACGACGCGGGGGTCCTGGTACCCGGTGCGCCCGCCGACTACGCCGTCTGGCGCACCGGCGAACTGGTCGTGCAGGCACCCGACGACCGGGTCGCCCGCTGGTCGACGGACCCCCGCTCCGGCACCCCCGGCCTGCCCGACCTCACCCCGGGCCGTGAGCTGCCGGTCTGCCTGCGGACCGTGGTGGGCGGGCGGACGGTGTTCGTACGGCCGGGCGAGTGATCTACCGGGGTGGCGCGGCGGCGGCCGATCCCGGCCGCCGCGTCGCCCGACCTGCGCATCCTCCGCCCGCACTGCGGGGAAGCCGCTGTCCGCGCAGGTCAGGGGAGTGTTGACAGTCGGCGGCCGGGGGCCGGTAGGTTCGGCCGAGTCCACCACCGGACGCCCGACCGGGGAGTGTTCACGCAACTCGTCGCAGCGCCGCTGGGTCAGGGACGGTGTGCCGCACCGGGCACCGCCACTGGGAGCCAGGCTCAGCGCCCGCGCCGACGGGGGAACGTTCCAGCCGGTCGGCCAGGTGTGACCCGGGTGGGGCCCGGGCGCTCAGTAGACAACGGCTTTCGGTCGATCCGCAGCCAGCGGGTCCCAGGTCGGCCCGAAGGGCGCCGGGCCCCCACCGTCGCGGTACGCGCGTGCCGTAACCGGCCTTCTTACCCCGCTTTTGTGCAATCGACACCGCCGGGGGACCGCGTCGGCGCGTCATGCCAGGCCGCGGCCACTATGGTGGATCCCTGCGTACGACATTGAAGGGGCAGCAGTGAACGACGGCGACGGGACCCTCGCGGCCAAGGCCCAGGGGCGACAGTTCGGTCCGCTCGGCCTGGCCTTGGTGATCATTCCGACCTACAACGAGGCGGAGAACATCAAGACCATCGTCGGCCGGGTGCGCAAGGCCGTCCCCGAGGCGCACGTACTCATCGCGGACGACAACAGCCCCGACGGCACGGGCAAGCTCGCCGACGAACTCGCCGCCGACGACGCCCACGTGCAGGTGCTGCACCGCAAGGGCAAGGAAGGCCTGGGCGCCGCCTACCTCGCGGGCTTCCGCTGGGGCATGGAGCACGGCTACGGCGTGCTGGTGGAGATGGACGCCGACGGCTCCCACCAGCCCGAGGAACTGCCCCGCCTGCTCACCGCCCTCAAGGGTGCCGACCTCGTCCTCGGCTCGCGCTGGGTGCCCGGCGGCCGGGTGGTGAACTGGCCCAAGTCGCGCGAGTTCATCTCCCGCGGCGGCAGCCTCTACTCCCGCCTCGCCCTGGACCTGCCGCTGCGCGACATCACCGGCGGCTACCGCGCCTTCCGCCGAGAGACCCTGGAGGGCCTGGGCCTCGGCGAGGTCGCCTCACAGGGCTACTGCTTCCAGGTCGACCTGGCGCGGCGCGCGGTCAAGGCCGGCTACCACGTCGTCGAGGTGCCGATCACCTTCGTCGAGCGCGAGCTGGGCGACTCCAAGATGAGCAAGAACATCGTCGTCGAGGCGCTGTGGCGGGTCACCGCCTGGGGCGTGGGCGACCGCGTCGACAAGATCACCGGCAAGGGCAAGCAGGCCTAGTCCGCACCGCTTCGTTTTCCCCGGTCAGCCCCTTATCCCGCGCTGAGCCGCCGCCAGGCACACTGGGAGCATGACGACTGGCGCTCCCACCTCTCCGTACACCGCCCGCCCCCGGCGCTCCGGGCTGCGCAGGTACCTGCCGCTCGGTGTGGCCGCCTGGCTGGTGCTGGAGATCTGGCTGCTGACCCTGGTCGCGGGCGCGGCCGGGGGGCCCACCGTGTTCCTGCTCCTCGTGGCCGGCGTCGTGGCCGGCTCCGTGGTGATCAAGCGGGCGGGACGCCGCGCCTTCCAGAGCCTCAACGAGGCCCTTCAGCGAGGCGGATCACCCGAGCGCGGCGGTGGCAACGGCCTCATGATGCTCGGCGGCCTGCTGCTGATCATCCCGGGCCTGATCTCCGACGCTGCCGGGCTGCTGCTGCTGGTCCCGCCGGTGCAGAAGGCCGTGAGCCGCTACGCCGAGAGTGCCGTGGAGAAGAGGCTCCGCAAGGCCACACCCGGCAGCCTGGGCGACGCCTTCCAGCAGGCCCGCATGCACCGCCCCGACGGCAAGGTGGTGCAGGGCGAGGTCATCCGCGAGGACCGTCCGGAGGCGGGGGAGCAGCGGCCGCCGCTGACGCGCTGAGCCGGGCGGGCGGCGCGCCGGACCGCCCCTCGCGAGAGATCATGACGAAAAACCGCGGGCGCCGTACGTGATGTACGGCGCCCACGGTTCTGTCGTCTGCGTGTTACGCGGACTTGCGGCTGTCCCGAGGGTGAACCGCGATGTTCATCGCCCCCGAGCGCAGAACCGCCAGGCGCTCCTCGAGGACCTCTTCGAGCTCCTCACGGGTGCGCCGCTCCATCAGCATGTCCCAATGGGTACGCGCGGGCTTGGCCTTCTTCTCTTCAGGGCCGTCGCCGTCAACGAGGAGTGCTGGGGCCCCGCAGACCTTGCACTCCCACTCCGGCGGGATCTCCGCCTCGACCGAGAAGGGCATCTCGAAGCGGTGCCCCTTCTCGCATGCGTACTCCACGGCCTGGCGCGGAGCCAGGTCGATACCGCGGTCCGTCTCGTAGCTGGTCACTACGAGGCGCGTACCGCGAAGAGCTCGCTCACTCATGAATCGTGCCTCCCGGGCTTGTCGCCCACAGGACAGGTGTCGCTGTCGTCGTCATCCGGTCAACGTCCGGTCGGCGGTAAAGATTCCCGTTCCGTGTCCCGTTCCGGGTCACGCGTCGCCGTCGTAGCCGCCCCTTGTTCTACCCACAGGCGCCCGGTTTGTCACATCTGCTAGCAGATGTCACCCAGCGTTTCGGCATCTTTGACGCGCAGTAACGGTACGCCTGGCAGGCCAAACGCGTACACTACCGCCCTTTGGGTTTGAACGCTAAATCGAAGCTAGATCTTCTCCGGAACCGGGTTCCCCGCCGCGCCGATCGCACGCCGCACCGGGACCCGGGCGAGCAGGACGAACCCGATGACGAAGAAGGCCACGAGCGACACGATCGCCGAACGGTAGCTTCCGGTCAGCTGGTAGGTCAGGCCGAACAGCAGCGGCCCGAGCCAGCTCATCCCGCGGTCGCTCAGTTCGTACGCCGCGAAGTACTCGGCCTCCTTGCCCGGCGGCACCAGGTGGGAGAAGAGCGACCGGGACAGCGCCTGGCTGCCGCCGAGGACCAGTCCGATCCCGGAGGCCAGCACGAAGAACCACACCGGGGCCTTCGCGGGCAGGAAGTAGCCGGCGGCCAGGGTCGCCGTCCAGGCCACCAGCGAGCCGAGGATCGTCCGCCGGGCACCGTACGTCCGGGCCAGCCGTCCCATCGCCAGCGCCCCGGCCACGGCGAGGACCTGGACCAGGAGCACGGCCCCGATCAGCGTCGACTGCCCGAGGCCCAGCTCCTCGGAGCCGTAGACCGAGGCCTGGGTGATCACCGTCTGGATGCCGTCGTTGTAGACCAGATAGGCCAGCAGGAACGACAGCGTCAGCGGATGGCCGCGCATGTCGCGGACGGTGCCCAAGAGCTGCCGCAGCCCGGGGGCCGTCGCCCGCTCCGCGCGCGCGTGCCGGTCCCGGAGCCGGCGCAGCGGTACGAGGGTGAAGGCGCCCCACCACAGGCCTGCCGAGGCCAGGCAGACGCGGACCGCGGCCGTCTCGGACAGGCCGAAGGAGTCGTGCGCCGTGTACAGCACCAGGTTGGCGACGAGGACCAGGGACCCCGCCGCGTACCCGAAGGCCCAGCCGCGCGAGGAGACGGCGTCGCGTTCGTCGGGCGGGGCGATCTGCGGCAGGTAGGAGTTGTAGAGCATCATCGCGACGGACTGCGCCGCGTTGGCCACGACGAGCAGCACCCCGCCCAGCAGGTACCGGTCGCCGTCGAGGAAGAACATGCCGGTGGTCGCCGCCGCACCGGTGTAGGCCGCCGCCGCGAGCAGCGGCTTCTTACGGCCCGTGCGGTCGGCGGCACCGCCCACGAGCGGCATCACCACGACGGCCGCGATCACCGACAGGGACACCGAGTAGGCGAAGAAGGAGCCGGCTCGAACCGGGACGCCCAGCGGATGCACATAGCCGTCGGCGTCCGCGGCATGCTCGGCGACCGCGGTGAGGTACGGGCCGAGGAACACGGTGAGGACGCTCGTGGAGTAGACCGAGCACGCCCAGTCGTAGAAGTACCAGCCGCGCTGTTCGCGCTTCCGGCCGGCGGTCTCGTCCGCCGTGTGTGTGCGCACGGTCTCGGTGCCCACCCGTGCCCTCGCTTCCCCGCCGAAGTGCCGTGCGAAGGCGCGGCCCCGGCCGGTCCGGTCGCTCAGACCCAGACGCCGCGGTCCTCCATGACCTTGCGCAACGTGTCGATGTGATCGGTCATGATGCCATCAACGCCCAGCTCCAGGAGCCGGTGCATCCGCGCGGGTTCGTTGACCGTCCACACGTGCACCTGCAGCCCGCGCGCGTGGGCGGCGCGGACGAAGCGCTGGTCGACCACCGGGACTCCCGACTGGGCCTCGGGCACCTGTGCCGCGACGGCGGACCGGCGCACCGCGGCGGGCAGCCCCCAGGACCGCAGCCGCAGGCTGAGCACCCCCCGGGTGCCGAACGAGGTGGCCAGGCGCGGTCCGGCCAGCCGCTGGGCCCGCAGCACGCGTGCCTCGGAGAAGGAGCCCACGCAGACCCGGTCCCAGGCGTCGGTGCGCTCGATCAGGTCCAGCAGGGGCCGCAGGGCCGGCTCCGCCTTGATGTCGACGTTCCAGCGGACCTCGGGGAAGGTCTCCAGCAGTTCCTCGAACAGCGGCACCGGCTCCCGGCCGCCCACGCGCGCCTGCCGTACGTCGTCCCACCGCAGGTCCGCGATCCGGCCCGCGCCGTCGGTGACCCGGTCCAGGGTCGTGTCGTGGAAGGCGACGAGACGGCCGTCGGCCGTGGCGTGGACGTCGGTCTCCATGTACCGGTAGCCCGTCTCGAACGCGCGCCGGAACTGCGCCACGGTGTTCTCCAGCCCGTCGGCGGCCCCGCCGCGGTGGGCGAAGGCGATGGGCCCCGGATGGTCCAGGTAGGGGTGGCGTATGGGCGGTGTCGTGAGGGTCACCCCCGCAGTATCGCTCCCTCCGGTGTCGCGGCGGCAACGACCGTGCCGCGGTCCGGTGCCGGGGGGACGGCGAACATCCGCAGGAAGAACTGGGCCAGCGGACCGATGGAGACGGCGTACAGCACCGTGCCGATGCCGATGGTGCCGCCCAGCAGGAACCCGGTGACCACGACCGCGATCTCGACCCCCGTCCGCATCAGCCGGATCGAGCGGCCGGTACGCCGGTGCAGTCCCGTCATCAGCCCGTCGCGCGGGCCCGGCCCGAAGTCCGCCGCGATGTACAGACCGGTCGCCACGCCGTTCAGCACGATGCCCGCGAGCAGGAGCGGCACGCGTACGGCGAGCGTGCGTGCGTCCGGGAGGAGCGCGAGCGTGCCGTCCATGGCGAGGCCGACGACGAAGACGTTCGAGACCGTTCCGAGTCCGGGGCGCTGGCGCAGCGGGATCCACAGGAGCAGCACCGCCGCCCCCACCACGATCGACACCACGCCGATGGTCAGCCCGGTGAGCTCCGCGAGCCCCTGGTGCAGCACGTTCCAGGGCTCCAGGCCGAGCCCCGCCCGCACGAGCAGCGCGGAACTCGCGCCGTACAGCGCGAGTCCGGCGTAGAGCTGGATCGAACGGCGTCCGAGACGGCCGTGTCTCGACATGACGGACACGACATACCCCCCTGGGTGGTGGCGGTGGCCTGACGCATGACACTCTGTGGCGTGGGATGACTCGGCATCCATGGCCAATTCGGGGAAGGTGGACTGATCGTCATGGCGCAGTGGACCTCTGCGATGGGGGCCGCCCAGCTGGCACGGCTCCTCAACTCCCAGCAGGAGCGGCCCGCCGGCCCCGGCACCCGGCGCCCGCCCGCCTACCGTGCCCTGGCCGACGGCATCCGGCTGCTGGTGCTCGAAGGCCGCGTTCCGGTGGCCGCCCGCCTCCCCGCCGAGCGGGAACTCGCCCTCGCCCTCTCCGTGAGCCGGACCACCGTGGCGGCCGCCTACGAGGCGCTGCGCGCCGAGGGCTTCCTGGAGTCCCGGCGCGGAGCCGGGAGCTGGACCGCGGTGCCTGCGGGCAACCCGCTGCCCGCGCGGGGCCTGGAACCGCTGCCCCCCGAGGCCCTGGGCTCGGTGATCGACCTGGGCTGCGCCTCGCTCCCGGCGCCCGAACCGTGGCTCACCCGCGCGGTCCAGGGCGCCCTGGAGGAGCTGCCGCCGTACGCGCACACGCACGGCGACTATCCGGCCGGGCTGCCCGCCCTGCGCGCGATGATCGCCGAGCGCTACACGTCGCGCGGGATCCCCACGATGCCGGAACAGATCATGGTGACGACCGGTGCGATGGGCGCCATCGACGCGATCTGCCACCTCTTCGCCGGCCGCGGCGAGCGGATCGCCGTGGAGTCCCCGTCCTACGCCAACATCCTCCAGCTGATGCGGGAGGCGGGCGCCCGGCTCGTACCCGTCGCCATGGCCGAGGGGCTGACCGGCTGGGACCTGGACCGCTGGCGCCAGGTGCTGCGCGAGGCAGCGCCGCGCCTCGCCTACGTCGTCGCCGACTTCCACAACCCCACCGGCGCGCTCGCCGACGAGGACCAGCGGCGCCGGCTCGTGGACGCGGCCCGCTCGGCCGGCACGGTGCTCGTCGCCGACGAGACGATGTCCGAACTCTGGCTCGACGAGGAGTACCGGGACGGCGGCATGCCCCGCCCCGTGTGCGGCTTCGACCCGGCCGGTTCCACGGTGATCACCGTCGGCTCGGCCAGCAAGGCGTTCTGGGCGGGCATGCGGATCGGCTGGGTGCGCGCCGCTCCGGACGTCATCCGCAGCCTGGTCGCGGCGCGCGCGTACGCCGACCTGGGCACGCCCGTTCTGGAGCAGCTCGCCGTGAACTGGCTGTTCAGCACCGGCGGCTGGGAGCAGGCCGTGGACCTGCGGCGCGAGCAGGCCCGTGAGAACCGGGACGCGCTGGTGACCGCCGTACGCCGGGAACTGCCCGGCTGGGAGTTCGAGGTCCCGCGGGGCGGCCTGACCCTCTGGGTGCGCGCCGGCGGCCTCTCCGGCTCCCGGCTGGCGGAGATGGGGGAGCGCGTCGGCGTCCGTGTCCCGTCCGGCCCGCGTTTCGGCGTCGACGGCGCCTTCGAGGGCTATGTCCGGCTCCCGTTCACGGTCGGGGGAGCGGTGGCCGACGAGGCTGCGGCCCGGCTCGCGGCCGCGGCCCGGCTCGTGGAGTCCGGGGCGACGGGGAGCTCGGAGGCACCGCGCACGTTCGTGGCGTAGCCGGCACGGGGGCGTGCTCGCGGCCTGCGCGCGCTGTGTCCGCCCGCGTCACCCGCAGCGCCGCGGTGTCGTGTCGCTTGCTGTCTCGTGTCCGTCCCGCAGCGCCTTCGCCGCTGCGGAACCGGGGTGTGCCGCCGCCGTGCCCTTGCATCGTCGGGACGCCGTGCCTTCGCGCTGCCGCGCCTCGGGGGGTGTCGTGGCGCCGGGTTTCCCGTCCCGCGCCGCCGGGATGCTGTGCCGCCGTGCTGCCGTGCGGTGTCGCGCCTCGGCGTCGTCGCGCCGCTGTGGTGCCGCGCCTCCTGCCTCGCGCCTTCAGCGCCGCTGGGGTTGCTGGGGTGTGCCGCCGCCGTGCCCTTGCATCGGCGGGGTGCCGCGCCTTCGCGTTGCCGCGCCTCGGGGGGTGTCGTGGCTCCGGGTTTCCCTGTCCCGCCCCGCCGGGATGCTGTGCCGCCGTGCTGCCGTGCGGTATCGCGCCTCGGCGTCGTCGCGCCGCCGTGGTGCCGCGCCTCCTGCCTCGCGCCTTCAGCGCCGCTGGGGTTGCTGGGGTGTCCCGCCTCCGCGCCTGCGCATCGCCGGGACGCCGTGCCTTCGTGCCGCCGCGCCCAAGGGGTGTCCTGCCGGCGCGCTGGCCCGGCGGCCACGCGCCGCCGGGGTGCCGCGGCCGGTGTCGGCCGCGGCACCCCGGCAGGTGTCCTACGAGGGTTCCGCGGCCAGTGCCTCCACGGGAGCCGGGGTGGGCTTCGTGAAGTCCGCCGGGGCCGGGGCCGACGTCGGCTGCTCGTCCGCCGTGGTCGTGCGCGGCGGCAGCAGCGCCAGCACCGCCTGCCGGTCCACGTCGCTCGTCGCCTCGTCGTACGGATCGGGCGTGCGCGGCACCTGGAGCCGGTGCACAGGACCCGACCCCAGCCGGGCGTACCCCCGCCCCGGCGGTACGTGGGCGAGGGCCGTCGTGTGCGGCGGCATCCCCAGGACCGCCTCCACCTGTCCCGGCGCCGCGGGCCCGAGCACGACACGCGCGCGCGTGTGCTGCCGTACCGCGTCGCTCAGCGCGTCCGCGCCGTCGATCTGCTCGGCCACGACCACGGTCACGTTCGCCGCGCGGCCGTGCCGCAGCGGCAGCTGGAGCAGTGCCTGCGGGTCCTTGCGGCCGTCCGTCGCGGCGAGGTGCGCGAAGACGCTCGGGCGGTCCAGCACGATCCACAGCGGTCGCCGGGTGTCCTCGGGCGGCGGGTCGCCCGCCTGCCGGGCCAGGTTGATGGCGATGAGCCGCCGCTCGGTCTCCTGGGCGGCCCACTCCAGGCTGGCCAGCGCCCCGGGGAGGGCGCACTCCACGGCCAGGACGCCGTCCCGGCCGGTCAGGCACGCGTACTCACCCGTGCCCCCGCCGTCGACGATCAGGACGTCGCCGTACTCCAGGGCCTGCAGGGCGATGGAGCGCAGCAGGGTGGAGGTGCCGCTGCCGGGGTGGCCCATGGCCAGCAGGTGCGGCTCGGTGGAGCGGATGCCGGTGCGCCAGACGACCGGGGGGACGTCGATCTCCTCCTCCGCGAAGGAGAGGGGGAGCGTGCGCTGGACCTCGCCCGGGTCGGTGAAGCCGAGGACGGTCTCGCCGGGCGCGGTGACGAAGCGCTGGGCGGTGATGTCGGTGGGCAGCGGGGCGAGGACGGTGACCGTGAGCTGGTTGCCCTCCTCGTCCCACGCGAAGCGGTACTCGCGGCCCCGCCCGGCCTTCGCGGTGAGCACCTGCTCGACCCGCGCGCGGGCCGCGGGCTCGCCGTCGGGGAAGTAGGCGGGGTAGCGGATCACGAGGTGGCCGATGCGTCCGCCGTCCTCGAACTCGTGCTCGGTGAGGGCCTTCTGCCAGTCCCCGCCGTGCAGGTAGAGCGGCGCGGGGTCCTCGGGGCCGGTGAAGTACGGCACCAGGGCCTCGTACAGCGCCTGGAGCCGTTCGGTCTGCGACTCGTCGGGCCCCTCGGGCTCCCGCGGGGTGCGGTCGCGGCCCTGCCAGGCCGCCGCCGCCATCACGGTGATGACGGCGAGCAGCGGCCCGTACGGCACCAGGGCCACGACCAGGAACACGGAGGCCGTCAGGAACAGCAGGGGGCCGCGTCGGTCCTTCGGGGTGTCCGCCCACCTGCGCCGACCGGCCGTGGCCAGCCGGCGCAGTCCGCGCGAGACGGTGATCAGCGGGTGGAGGACGTCGGTGGCGCTGTCGGCCGCCGTCCGGGCCAGCTCCCGGCTCCGGGCGATCTGCGTCCGGGCGATCTGCGCGCTGTCTTTGCTCAGAATGCGGGGGAGAGGGCGCCGGGCCACTGCTGTCTCCTGATCGTGCGTGCGGGCGTGACGGTCGGGGTCAGAACTTGAGGCCGCCGAGGA of the Streptomyces sp. 1222.5 genome contains:
- a CDS encoding phosphotransferase family protein translates to MATAPRPRTTTRDPGDLARRLTAWLGTRLPGAEATGVTVPASNGMSSETLLFDIDHPRTPLRACALRLAADPAAYTVFPEYDMARQYRTLRLVAEHTDVPVPRTLWLEDDPGPLGAPFFVMARAEGRVPPDVMPYTYEGSWLYTATDAERERLEAATIGLLARLHDQVPVGEARFLTLPGEGDALRRHVTAQRAYYAWVIDGLARSPLIEAAFDRLEQLWPRDPGDPVLNWGDARIGNIVYDGFDPVAVLDWEMAALAPREVDLGWTIYLHRFFHDLTTGSGQRGLPGLLRRDRVEARYARLTGHTPRDMDFYTLYAALRHAIVMLRIAYRQAYFGEVDVPADPDALILHHDSLRAMVQGSYRY
- a CDS encoding Lrp/AsnC family transcriptional regulator, giving the protein MEELDRQIVQLLVKDGRMSYTDLGKATGLSTSAVHQRVRRLEQRGVIRGYAAVVDPEAVGLPLTAFISVKPFDPSAPDDIAERLAGVPEIEACHSVAGDENYILKVRVATPHELEEMLARLRSLAGVSTRTTVVLSTPYEARPPKI
- a CDS encoding amidohydrolase, which produces MSEQSAEPKTVLLRRGEVHSPADPFATAMVVERGQVSWVGSEGAADAFADGVDEVVDLDGALVTPAFTDAHVHTTATGLALTGLDLSTAPSLDAALALVREFAAARPGDRVLLGHGWDAARWPGGRPPTRAELDEATGGRPLYLSRIDVHSAVVTTALLALVSGDVPREDAPLTADAHHTVREAALAAITPAQRAEAQRTALAHAASLGIGSVHECGGPQISSADDFTALLRLAGEIPGPRVVGYWAEQGDEGVTRARELGATGAAGDLFADGALGSHTACLHEPYADAGHSGTAYLDADAVAAHVVACTEAGLQAGFHAIGDAAVTAVVEGLRAAADKVGLARVRAARHRVEHAEMLTPGTVAAFAELGLIASVQPAFDALWGGEDGMYARRLGAERARTLNPYAALLRAGVPLAFGSDSPVTPLDPWGTVRAAAFHHTPEHRISVRAAFTAHTRGGWRAVGRDDAGVLVPGAPADYAVWRTGELVVQAPDDRVARWSTDPRSGTPGLPDLTPGRELPVCLRTVVGGRTVFVRPGE
- a CDS encoding polyprenol monophosphomannose synthase, producing the protein MNDGDGTLAAKAQGRQFGPLGLALVIIPTYNEAENIKTIVGRVRKAVPEAHVLIADDNSPDGTGKLADELAADDAHVQVLHRKGKEGLGAAYLAGFRWGMEHGYGVLVEMDADGSHQPEELPRLLTALKGADLVLGSRWVPGGRVVNWPKSREFISRGGSLYSRLALDLPLRDITGGYRAFRRETLEGLGLGEVASQGYCFQVDLARRAVKAGYHVVEVPITFVERELGDSKMSKNIVVEALWRVTAWGVGDRVDKITGKGKQA
- the fxsA gene encoding FxsA family membrane protein, yielding MTTGAPTSPYTARPRRSGLRRYLPLGVAAWLVLEIWLLTLVAGAAGGPTVFLLLVAGVVAGSVVIKRAGRRAFQSLNEALQRGGSPERGGGNGLMMLGGLLLIIPGLISDAAGLLLLVPPVQKAVSRYAESAVEKRLRKATPGSLGDAFQQARMHRPDGKVVQGEVIREDRPEAGEQRPPLTR
- a CDS encoding RNA polymerase-binding protein RbpA, which translates into the protein MSERALRGTRLVVTSYETDRGIDLAPRQAVEYACEKGHRFEMPFSVEAEIPPEWECKVCGAPALLVDGDGPEEKKAKPARTHWDMLMERRTREELEEVLEERLAVLRSGAMNIAVHPRDSRKSA
- a CDS encoding MFS transporter, giving the protein MGTETVRTHTADETAGRKREQRGWYFYDWACSVYSTSVLTVFLGPYLTAVAEHAADADGYVHPLGVPVRAGSFFAYSVSLSVIAAVVVMPLVGGAADRTGRKKPLLAAAAYTGAAATTGMFFLDGDRYLLGGVLLVVANAAQSVAMMLYNSYLPQIAPPDERDAVSSRGWAFGYAAGSLVLVANLVLYTAHDSFGLSETAAVRVCLASAGLWWGAFTLVPLRRLRDRHARAERATAPGLRQLLGTVRDMRGHPLTLSFLLAYLVYNDGIQTVITQASVYGSEELGLGQSTLIGAVLLVQVLAVAGALAMGRLARTYGARRTILGSLVAWTATLAAGYFLPAKAPVWFFVLASGIGLVLGGSQALSRSLFSHLVPPGKEAEYFAAYELSDRGMSWLGPLLFGLTYQLTGSYRSAIVSLVAFFVIGFVLLARVPVRRAIGAAGNPVPEKI
- a CDS encoding glycerophosphodiester phosphodiesterase is translated as MTLTTPPIRHPYLDHPGPIAFAHRGGAADGLENTVAQFRRAFETGYRYMETDVHATADGRLVAFHDTTLDRVTDGAGRIADLRWDDVRQARVGGREPVPLFEELLETFPEVRWNVDIKAEPALRPLLDLIERTDAWDRVCVGSFSEARVLRAQRLAGPRLATSFGTRGVLSLRLRSWGLPAAVRRSAVAAQVPEAQSGVPVVDQRFVRAAHARGLQVHVWTVNEPARMHRLLELGVDGIMTDHIDTLRKVMEDRGVWV